A genomic segment from Pseudoduganella chitinolytica encodes:
- a CDS encoding response regulator, whose amino-acid sequence MLNFERSGLSQKLTIISVLSTGSALLLVFAAFALTSLFSHTENEAKQLTSLADVIGANSVAPLLFADRVTAEQALAALAVQDDVTQAALFDRDGRLFASYPAQPAQPLPALPLARMAELAAAAPPAQAGAPWRRAMQVYRPVRAAGHVIGAVMIEASLGGMWMDILKSLGITTLATGISFVVALVLAGRFKGSIAHPIGELIAASRRVTTSQTYAQVQHERHDELGTLIDSFNDMLAQIEHRDTKLAQYRDQLERQVGVRTEQLEKAKNAAEAASQAKSAFLANMSHEIRTPMNGVLGMTELLLNTAMTEQQRHYTGMVKRSGEHLLVIINDILDFSKVEAGKLTVEYIHFNLRELLDDIDYVFSPQAEAKGLELHFAIAHDIPVAICGDPNRLRQVIVNLLGNAIKFTDKGCITVRVGVMAEDAQSVRLKVEVQDTGVGVSREARSRIFDSFSQADGSTTRKHGGTGLGLAISKQLVELMGGAIGVDNALMTGAGTAGSIFWFTVQFDKRRVDADEASFNQKTTKGLRALIVDRQPDSRATLETLLSRWHLKSDSAAGADDCLRLLKAAIACGQPYDVALLDMELAQVSGLALAAEIKADPALAGVRLLLLSTERNAADTVQRREAGVAFQLIKPARECDLYDCIVTPLRASEGIRTASPQPLVHAAQRGQPRRRHRVLLAEDNPVNVEVASAMLEGLGLDVARACNGEEALAAVCRDDFDLVLMDCQMPVMDGMAATAEIRRYEQQQGRARQLPVIAITANALQGDRETCLAAGMDDYLSKPFTQQSLSDTLARWIALPRAATVHHADGAMPSRHPAPLGTPPVDPPPPAARPGGALNRRALDAIRALSADKGEALLQRVIEAFVADTPTHLQTLRAALTDANTAGLRRAAHSLKSASANVGADSLAQLCKDMEQLGRNDSTAGAPALLAGMEREFHAVRLALEAILIKET is encoded by the coding sequence ATGCTCAACTTCGAACGTTCCGGTCTCAGCCAGAAGCTGACGATCATCTCGGTCCTGTCCACCGGCAGCGCGCTGCTGCTGGTGTTTGCCGCGTTCGCGCTGACGTCGCTGTTCAGCCATACGGAGAACGAGGCCAAGCAGCTCACGTCGCTGGCGGACGTGATCGGCGCCAACAGCGTCGCGCCCCTGCTGTTCGCCGACCGCGTCACGGCCGAGCAGGCGCTGGCCGCGCTGGCCGTGCAGGACGACGTCACGCAGGCCGCCCTGTTCGACCGCGATGGCCGGCTGTTTGCCAGCTACCCCGCGCAACCCGCACAGCCACTGCCCGCGCTGCCATTGGCGCGGATGGCCGAACTGGCTGCCGCGGCGCCGCCGGCCCAGGCCGGGGCGCCCTGGCGCCGGGCGATGCAGGTGTACCGGCCCGTGCGCGCGGCCGGGCACGTGATCGGCGCCGTCATGATCGAAGCCAGCCTGGGTGGCATGTGGATGGATATCCTGAAAAGCCTGGGCATCACGACGCTGGCCACCGGCATCTCGTTCGTCGTCGCGCTGGTGCTGGCGGGCCGCTTCAAGGGCAGTATCGCCCACCCCATCGGCGAACTGATCGCGGCGTCGCGCCGCGTCACCACCAGCCAGACCTACGCACAGGTGCAGCACGAGCGCCACGACGAACTGGGCACGTTGATCGACAGCTTCAACGACATGCTGGCGCAGATCGAGCACCGCGACACCAAGCTGGCCCAGTACCGCGACCAGCTGGAGCGCCAGGTCGGCGTGCGCACCGAGCAGCTGGAGAAGGCCAAGAACGCGGCCGAGGCGGCGAGCCAGGCCAAGAGTGCCTTCCTGGCCAATATGAGCCACGAGATTCGCACGCCGATGAACGGGGTGCTGGGCATGACGGAGCTGCTCCTTAACACCGCGATGACGGAACAGCAGCGCCACTACACCGGCATGGTCAAGCGCTCCGGCGAACACCTGCTCGTGATCATCAACGACATCCTCGACTTCTCCAAGGTGGAGGCGGGCAAGCTGACGGTCGAGTACATCCACTTCAACCTGCGCGAGCTGCTGGACGACATCGACTACGTGTTCTCGCCCCAGGCCGAGGCCAAGGGCCTGGAGCTGCACTTCGCCATCGCGCACGACATCCCTGTCGCCATCTGCGGCGATCCGAACCGGCTGCGCCAGGTCATCGTCAACCTGCTGGGCAATGCGATCAAGTTCACCGACAAGGGTTGCATCACGGTGCGCGTGGGCGTGATGGCCGAGGATGCGCAGTCGGTGCGACTGAAGGTGGAAGTGCAGGACACGGGCGTGGGCGTGTCGCGCGAGGCGCGCAGCCGCATCTTCGACTCGTTCTCGCAGGCGGACGGCTCGACCACCCGCAAGCATGGCGGCACCGGCCTGGGCCTGGCGATCTCCAAGCAGCTGGTGGAGCTGATGGGCGGGGCGATCGGCGTTGACAACGCCCTGATGACGGGCGCCGGCACGGCCGGCTCGATCTTCTGGTTCACCGTGCAGTTCGACAAGCGCCGCGTCGACGCGGACGAGGCGTCGTTCAACCAGAAGACCACCAAGGGCCTGCGCGCGCTGATCGTCGACCGCCAGCCGGACAGCCGCGCCACGCTCGAGACCCTCCTGTCGCGCTGGCACCTGAAGTCCGACAGCGCCGCTGGTGCCGACGACTGCCTGCGCCTGCTGAAGGCCGCCATCGCCTGTGGCCAGCCATACGACGTGGCACTGCTGGACATGGAGCTGGCCCAGGTCAGCGGCCTGGCGCTGGCGGCCGAGATCAAGGCCGATCCCGCGCTGGCGGGCGTGCGCCTGCTGCTGCTGTCGACCGAGCGCAATGCGGCCGACACGGTGCAGCGGCGCGAAGCCGGCGTCGCCTTCCAGCTGATCAAGCCGGCACGCGAGTGCGACCTGTATGACTGCATCGTCACGCCGCTGCGTGCCAGCGAAGGCATCCGCACGGCCTCGCCGCAGCCCCTCGTGCACGCCGCGCAGCGCGGCCAGCCGCGCCGGCGCCACCGGGTCCTGCTGGCCGAGGACAATCCCGTCAACGTGGAGGTGGCGTCGGCCATGCTGGAAGGGCTGGGCCTGGACGTCGCGCGTGCCTGCAACGGCGAGGAGGCCCTGGCCGCCGTGTGCCGCGACGACTTCGACCTGGTGCTGATGGATTGCCAGATGCCCGTGATGGACGGCATGGCGGCCACCGCGGAGATCCGCCGCTACGAGCAGCAGCAAGGCCGCGCGCGCCAGTTGCCCGTCATCGCCATCACGGCCAACGCGCTGCAGGGCGACCGCGAGACATGCCTGGCGGCGGGGATGGACGACTACCTGTCCAAGCCGTTCACGCAGCAGTCCCTGTCGGACACGCTGGCGCGCTGGATCGCGCTGCCGCGCGCCGCGACCGTCCACCATGCCGATGGCGCCATGCCATCGCGCCATCCCGCCCCGCTGGGCACGCCGCCAGTCGACCCGCCACCGCCAGCCGCCCGCCCGGGCGGCGCGCTGAATCGCCGCGCCCTGGACGCGATCCGCGCCCTCAGCGCCGACAAGGGCGAAGCGCTGCTGC